From Camelina sativa cultivar DH55 chromosome 20, Cs, whole genome shotgun sequence, the proteins below share one genomic window:
- the LOC104770293 gene encoding uncharacterized protein LOC104770293, with product MVSAETATMAEAKMVFMTEAASPPSSGPRISFSADLSSSDSDGDYICVNPVNLIVGKEEKDKTNLVKAGDFEFLSENVTSNQTMLTADELFCEGKLLPFWQVKHSEKLKNVNLKTKVEVEEEEEEDHKVVREEVVHNTKEQENNNRGSWFLDDDPSPRPPKCTVLWKELLRLKKQRTTTTTTVSSTRVSSLSPSSSSSSTSSSSSSIGDAVKKEEREKEGKRGKKGLERTRSVTMRIRPMIHVPVCTPSKSSAPLPPLFPLRLHKNRVERRT from the coding sequence ATGGTATCAGCCGAAACGGCTACAATGGCGGAAGCTAAGATGGTTTTCATGACTGAGGCGGCGTCACCACCGTCGTCAGGACCACGTATCTCCTTCTCAGCGGATTTGTCATCATCAGACAGCGACGGAGATTACATCTGTGTCAACCCTGTGAACCTCATTGtcggtaaagaagaaaaagacaagacGAACTTGGTGAAAGCTGGAGACTTTGAGTTTCTGTCTGAAAACGTAACGAGTAACCAAACGATGCTTACCGCCGACGAGTTGTTCTGTGAAGGAAAGTTACTTCCTTTCTGGCAGGTAAAGCATTCAGAGAAGCTTAAAAACGTCAACttgaaaacaaaagttgaagtcgaagaagaagaagaagaagatcataaaGTAGTGAGAGAGGAGGTTGTTCATAACACCAAGGAGCAGGAGAACAACAACAGAGGAAGCTGGTTTCTTGACGACGACCCTTCTCCACGTCCACCAAAGTGCACTGTGCTGTGGAAAGAGCTTTTACGgctgaagaaacagaggaccACCACGACGACAACGGTTTCGTCAACGAGGGTATCGTCTCTTTCGCCGTCTTCATCTTCGAGCTCGACATCGTCTTCTTCTAGCTCGATTGGGGATGCggtgaagaaggaagagagagagaaggaagggaAGAGAGGTAAGAAAGGGTTAGAGAGGACGAGATCTGTGACTATGAGGATAAGACCAATGATTCATGTTCCTGTTTGTACTCCTTCTAAGTCCTCTGCTCCATTgcctcctctgtttcctctaaggctacacaaaaacagagtagagAGACGAACTTGA